From the Bradyrhizobium ontarionense genome, the window TCCGGACCGGTCGCGGTGGGCTGAGTATGACGCTTGCGAGCTCGTGAGGCAGCGGCCCTATCCCGGCACGATTCTCATTGATCAAGGAACTGCCGATAAGGCATTGGCCGGACACCTGCGTCCTGACCTCTTCGAGGCGGCGTGCAAGGAGGTCCGTCAGCCACTGAGCCTGCGCATGCAGGATGGCTACGACCATGGGTTCTATTTCATCTCGACCTTCGTAGAGGACCACCTTCGTCATCACGCACGGGAACTTGCTCATGTCGCTGAGTGAGGACTGCGGGATCGGCGCCGGCCTGATGCAGCAATATCAGTCGCTGATCTCGGACCATGAGTGGACGCGATCGGCCCGCGACAATGAGAGTGGAGCGGAAGTCCTTCCATGGAAATTGAATCGTGCGGCGAGGGTGATGCGATGGCCAGCAGGTCTGCGACGGGCATTGCCGATGAGTCGGGCCAGTCTCCAGGCATCGATCGTTCGGTTGGAGGACAGACCATGAGCGCGATCGATCTCGACCCGGAGAATTGGGATGAGTTCCGAAGCGCAAGTCACGCCGCGCTCGACTCCATGATCGACTACCTGCAGACGCTGCGGGATCGCCCGGTGTGGAGGGAGACGCCAGAGCATGTTCGGGAACGATTTCGACATGCACTGCCGCGCGGTCCGAGGCCGTTCGGAGACGTGCTGAAGGAGTTCGAGGCCTATGTCCGCCCATATGTGACGGGGAACGGACATCCGCTGTTCATGGGTTGGGTTCATGGAGCGGGAACGCCCGTCGGCATGATAGCCGACATGCTTGCGGCCGGCTTGAACCCCAATTGCGGTGGCCGCAACCACATCGGGATCGATGTCGAGCGCCAGGCCGCGCTCTGGGTTGCGGAGATACTCGGCTTTCCGCGTCAATCGTCAGGCTTGTTCGTCACCGGATCATCGATGGCGAATCTGATCGGTGTCCTGGTGGCCCGCAGCAGCGCGCTGGGCTCGGAGGTGCGGACGACCGGGTTGCAGGGGCTGAAACAACGTCTTGTCGCCTATGCGTCGAGCGAGACGCATCACTGCATCGTTCGGGCCATCGAGATCGCCGGACTTGGCTCCGACAACCTTCGCGTGATCCCGGTCGATTCCAGCCGCCGCACTCTGCGGACGGACATTCTGGTCGACAGGATAGAGGAGGACCGTGCGGCGGGCCACGTGCCGTTTCTGGTGGTCGGAACTGCCGGAACCGTCAATTCGGGCGCGATCGATCCGCTGGACGAGATTGCAGAGATCGCGAGCGCCAAAGGCCTCTGGTTTCATGTCGACGGCGCGATCGGCGCGGCGGCGATGCTCTCGCCGGCGTTGCGGCCCTTGATGAAAGGCCTGGAGCGGGCGGACTCGGCGGCGCTCGACTTCCACAAGTGGATGCACGTGCCCTACGATGCAGGGTTCGTCAGCGTGCGCGACGCTTCGTTGCATCTCGATACGTTCGCGAGCGAGGCTGCTTACCTGTCGCGGGCGAAGGTCGGATTGGCAGGAGGCGACGTGTGGCCCTGCGATCTGGGACCGGATCTTTCGCGCGGCTTCCGCGCGCTCAAGGTCTGGTTTGCATTTCAGACCTACGGTGCGGACCGGATCGGCAAGTGCGCCGAAAAGAACTGCCTCGCGGCGACCTACCTGGCGGAGCGGCTCGCTGAAGACGGAAGCTTCGAGTTGCGGGCGCCTGTGGTGCTGAACATCGTCTGCTTCGGTATCAAGGGCGAGCGCTCTGGCCGTGCCAATCGTACCCTGGTCGAGCGTCTTCACCTGAGCGGGAGAGCTGCACCTTCGGTGACATATCTCGATGCACAGCCAGTCATTCGCGCAGCGATCGTCAACCACCGCACGACACGTGAGGACATCGACGAATTCGTCCGCGCGATCGGTGAATTGGTTTCGAGCGAGGGTCCCTTGCCTGTCGAGGCGATTGCGTCGTCGTGAATAGAGGTCCCAAGCTCTCTCGAGCTTGAGACTGGATGGCGTTGAAAAGGGGTGAAACCAATTGTCGCAGGGACCCGCTTGAAACGCCGAGATGCCGGGGAGCGTCGCTCGATGATGTCGTCGCGCTCACAGTCCTATGCGCGGGGACCGACGGTCATGTCGAGGACGTGACCTGTTCCGGTGGCAAACCGAAGTTCGGCAGATTGAACAGTCGGCCATTGCCCCACATCATGGGCTGAATCAGACCATTGACCAGCACCATGAACGACAGCGTTCCGATTCCAACCGGTCCACCCAAGAGGTATCCGGACCCGAGCAACAGCGCCTCCAGACTGCCTTTCGCTAGCCAAAAGGGTGCGCTCCATCGTTTGACGATGGCAATCGCCAAGAGGTCGATGGCACGGATTCCAAAGCCGCTCATAATGATCAGGGCCGAACCGTAGGCACACAACATCGTTCCCAACACCATGAAGGACAGCGGGTTGATGGCAAGGAAAGGGCCGAGCTCGACGTGGAGCAGCAGGTCGATGAGGTTGCCGCACAAGAAGAACGTGAGCAGGGGAGAGAGCAGAGGCCTCCGGGACGTTAGAACCGCTGTGCCAGCCAGACAAACGACGGCAACGGCTGTCTGCACCATGCCGACAGTCACCGGTAAATGCGTGCGAAGACCGAGCGCCAGGACATCGAGCGGATCTGTCCCGAGATGGGAGTAGATGTAACAATAGGCGCCGACCGAAAATGTGATGCACCCAGCAAGATAGATGAACAGCCTGAGAGTCATTTTCTGTCACTAGCAATTTAAGGTTGTAATTTTCCTGTCGACGCTGTTCGGCCTCTAGCGCGGCGCTACAGGGGTGATTTGCTCGATCTGCCTTTCGCAAGGAATCAGACGTAGTCGCTGTCGGACTTGAAGGGTTGGCTTCGTCCAGCTGGACATGCCACGCGCGCGAAGAGTACAATCTCCAGGAGCAAATTTCAACGAAAACTTACTTCGGTTGTTGCGAGATGGACGATTTTGCAGATCGCATCCGTGAATTGCCGCCGAAGCAACGGCGGCTGCTCGCAAGCGAGCTCGCCCCCCTGTCATTCGCCCAGCAGCGGCTGTGGTTTCTGCATCAGCTCGACCCCAACAACAACAACTGCAATGTGCGCTACGTTGTCCATGCCAACGGTCACCTGCAGATCGAATTGCTCGAGCAGGCGATCGCGCGGGTGCAGGAGCGGCATTCCATCCTGCGCACCAACTTTGTGACCATCGAAGACGTGCCCTATCAGGTCGTTCATTCGCCCTGTGACCCGCAACTGGCGGTCGTCGATTTGTCGGAGCTGCGTCCCGGCGTGCGCCAGGTCGAGGCGAGGGCCTTGATCGACAAGGAGGTCAGACGGCCGTTCGACCTGGAGAGAGAGCGGTTGTACCGCGCTATGCTGGTGAGGTTGACGCAGCAGGAATACATCATCGCGTTCATCTTCCACCACGCCATCATCGATGGTCGCTCGGTGCAGATCTTTGTGCACGAGGTCGCCGTGCTCTATGAAGCGGCGGTGCTTGGGCGGTCGCCGAGGCTGCCCCCTCTCGAAGTGCAATACACCGACTATGCCCGCTGGGAACGCAAGCTGGTCGAGGGCGAAGCCATCGCCACGCAGTTGGACTATTGGCGGACCCGGTTGTCCGGTTATGCCTTTCTCGATCTGCCGTGTGACCATTCAAGACCGCTGGTTCGCAGCGGACGCGGCGCTAAGGTGGCGATTTCGGTGCCCGACGCGCTCCCTGCCGAGATCGACTTGCTTGCAAGAGCGGAAGGCTGCAGTCGTTACGTCGTGTATCTGGCGGCATTCGCGTTCGTCTTGGGGCGCCACGCTGGGCGCACTGATGTCTGCATCGGGTCGCCCGCTGGAGGCCGTCCTCGCAAAGAGGTGGCCCCGCTGATAGGTTGTTTTCTCAACACTCTCGTAATGCGGCTCGATCTGTCGGCGGCGCGCACGTTCCGCGCCTTTCTGAAGCACGTGCGCGATGTGACGGTCGCGGCGCAAGACCATCAAAGCGTGCCGTTCGAGCGGGTGTTTGAGGAGATCAGTCTGCCGGCGGATGTCGGCCGAGCGCCGATCTTTCAGGCGATGCTCAATGTTCTGGCGATCGACGATCGGACAGGTGGAGAGCTGCCCGGGGTCTCCCTCCGACCTATCAGCGAGGCAGAAGAGGCCTATGCGATGGTCGATATCGGCCTTGAAGTGCGTGAGTTCCCGCGGCTGACGACGATGTGGCTGGTCTACAGCGCCGACCTGTTCGAACGCGAAACCATTGTTGCCTTTCGCGACCGTTTCTTGCGGTTCTTGCGATCTGTCGTTGCGAACCCGGATCAGGAGCCGGCTTCGGTCCGACTGGTGGATGAAGATGTGTCTCCATCAGGTGGGGAAGCAGACGCTTCGCTCTGCATATTCGAGCGTATCAGCACCATCGCGTCGGACGATCCCGGAAGATCGGCGATCGTCACGCCTGCCCATTCGTTGTCTTATGCGGACCTGGACGCTTCGATTTGCCGTTTTGAACGCGGGATCCTTGGGGGACATGGGACCGCGTTCCGGATCGCCGTTGCGATTGACGATCCAGCGTTGTCGATCGTGGCCATGTTGGCGGCGTTACGGGCCGGGGGCGACTGCCTGTTGTTCGACCCCGCCGAGATTGAGGCGAATCTCGATGCGGTGCTGGTCGAATTTCGACCAGACGTCGTTTTGGGCCGCATCGAAGCCGGGCTGTTGAACCGTCTCGAGGCAGCCGGTGCACGCCATCTGGCGTGGGACGCAGTCCGTGGCAACGAACATGCTGTCACCTCCAGGCCGTTGCGACCTGGCCGGGTGCTCTTTCACCGCAAGGTCGGCGAGCGATCGGCGAACCTGATCGCGCACGACGCCACGGCGATGTCGTGGTTCGGACGGCGCTGCGCCGAGGCGATGCGGGCAACGGGAAGCGATCGCGTTGCCGTGCTCTATTCGCTCAACTCCTGGCCTGCGTTGCTCGGGACGTTCGCCGCATTGCAAACCGGGGCAACTCTTTGCCTCGTCGACGCGGTCGTCGAGCCGGCCTGTGTCGTGGGGCCATTCCTGAGGGCAAGCGCTGCGACGATCGTGCATTGCTCGCCGACGCTGTTCCATCGTTTTGCGCATGGCACGCGGGCGAGTGAGTGGGCGAGACTGAAGACCCTGCTACTTGGCGGAGAAGTCGTGCGCATGCGGCACATCGAGCTGTTCCGGCGGTTGCTCCCGAAGGATGCGGTGCTGGTGAACGGCTATGGCTGCATCGAGATGCCGGTCATTGCGCAACAGAGCCTTTCCCGTGCCGAGGCTCTGCACGGTGTCTCGATGCCGGTCGGACGGGCTGTTGATGGCGTCCAAGTCCACCTGCTCGACAAGTTCGGTCAAGACAACCAGGTCTTTGGAGAAGTCGCCGTGCGCGTCGTGCAGCCGCCGCGACATGATGAAGCCGCTGTCGGCGCTGGTCCTGAGGCGTCGGTGGGCTGGATTCTGACTGGTGACATCGCGCGCCGTTTGCGCGACGGCTCGCTCCAGCTCATATGTCGGCGGGACCGCTTGCTCGAAACGAGGCTGCGGAGTTTCGACCCCGCTGCCTCCGAGGACGTGCTGCGCGATGCCCCCGGAGTGACGGACTGCCTGGTGCTGCCGTTCTTGCAGGCCAATGGCACGGCTGCATTGTTGGCCTTTATCGTCGGTGGGAAGCGGAACACGATCAATCACGCGGCCATTCGTGGCTTCATGCGTGGGCGTGTCTCATCGGGCGAGTTGCCGGCACTCTATATCGATTGCTCCGGCATCCGGCTTCGGCCGAACGGGACGCCCGACGCCGCGGCGATGTTGCATGACCCCTCTACGCTGGCTGCCCAGGGCGCAAGTGTAGTCTTCATTGCCAGCCACGATCGCGGCACTCAAACTCATCGGCCGGATGCCGGGGCGGGATTGATCGGCGAGCGGCCGAGCAGCGCCGACTGGCAAGAGATCATTGCACGCAAGAATTCAACCGCACGGCCATTTGAAGAGGAAAAGTGTCTTCACGATCTCTGGCGCGACCGTTTGCGGTTGCATGGAGATCGCACGGCGCTGATGTGCGCCGGCGCAACGATGTCCTATGCGGAGGCCGACCAGCGATCGGATCGGCTGGCGGATGAGTTGCGTGCCAGGGGCGGCGGGCCCGAATCGATTATTGCCACATGCATGGAGCGCTCATTCGAGGCGGTCATCGCGATCATCGCCATCTTGAAAGCCGGTGCCGGCTATCTGGCGATTGACCCCAGCCACCCGCTTCAACGAATCGCATGGCTGGTGCAGGACGCCAACGCTTCGATTGTGATGACCAGCGGAGGCACGGCCGCTCGTCTGGCGGACTGCGGCGCGGTGGTCATGCAGGTCGACCGACTGGTACCGGCGGTGGTGGCCTCGCCACCGTCCGTCCGCGAGGCGCATCCGCTCAACGCAGCCTATCTGGTCTATACGTCGGGCTCGACTGGCAATTCAAAAGGGGTCATCGGAACGCATCGCGGAATGGTCAATCGCATTGCGGCCCAAGCCGGAATCTGCCGATTTGAGGACGATGACGTCTGCTGCTTGCACAGCTCGGTGGCATTTGTCGATTCCGTTTTCGAGCTGTTTGGACCACTCTGCAGCGGCGTGCCGCTGGTCCTGATTCCCGATGCCGAGGCGCGCGATCCCGAGCGATTCGTCCGGGCGATCGCCGACAATCGCGTGACGCGGCTGTCGACTGTGCCGACAATGGCGCGCGCCATGCTCGCTCTTCCGGATGTCGCGCGGCATCTCCGCCACCTGCGTGCATGGAGTCTCAGCGGAGAGCCGCTGGATGCCGAGCTTGTCCGGCAGCTTCGCCGATCGATGCCGGACTGCGGGATCGCCAACATATACGGATCATCCGAGATCGCAGCCGACGCCACAGCTTGGCGTGTCCAGCACGATGGGCCTGTCGCAATCGGCAGCCCGATCATGAATACCCAGGTTCATTTGCTGGACGAGAACCTGCGACCGGTCCCACCCGGCGAAGTCGGCGAGGTTTTCGTCTGCGGTGCGGGCGTTGCGCGCGGCTATTGGCGACGGCCGGCACTGACGGCCGATCGATTCGTACCGAGTCCGTTCGGGCAGGGAGAGCGACTCTATCGGTCGGGAGATCGCGCGCGTTGGCGCGATGATGGAGAACTCGAGTTCGTTGGCCGGCTGGACGATCAGGTCAAGATTCGCGGTGCGCGCGTCGAATTGCGCGAAATCGAGGCCGCCTTGAGGAGCCATCCGGCCGTCGAACAGGTCGCCGTCGTGCCCTACCGTGCCGAAGGGCATGAGGACACGCATCTCATCGCGCATGTTGTGAGTTCGCGGCCGCTAGCTGCGAGGCTCTTGCGCGAGCATCTTTGCGCGCGCCTGCCGGACTACATGATCCCAACTGGGTTCATGGCGCTTGAGCGATTGCCGCTGACCCCGACCGGGAAGATCGACAGGCTGGCGCTGCCTCTGCCCGACCTCGGGCCCTCTAGCTCCGATTTCATCGCTCCGCGCAACGATACCGAGCGAACTCTCGCCGGAATCTGGGCTGAGCTGCTCCAGGTGCCGCTGGTCGGCGCGCATGATCATTTCTTCGAGCTCGGCGGTCATTCCCTGCTGGCGATGCAAATGATGCGGCGCGTGCGAACGATCTTTGCGGTCGACGTGTCGCTGCGCGCGTTCTTGGAAGCGCCGAGCCTGGAGGCGCTTGCGCTCATGATCGACGAGGTGCGTGTGTCGTCTCTGTTGACCGGATGATGCCCGGCTGTCGGCAGCTGCGGGGAAGGAGGTGCGAATGGAACAGGCCGTCACCGGATCTCACGGAATGCAACTTCTCTCTGCCGGGCAGAAGAGGTTGTGGTTCTTGCACCGGCGTGATCCGAGCGGCTCTGCCTATACGGAGGCGTGGGTCGGACGGATCGTCGGGAACCTGAACATCGGTGCGCTCGCGCAGTCGCTGGATCATCTCGTCGGTCGCCACGAGGCACTGCGGACGTCGATTGTCGAAATCGGGGCCGAGCCGTGGGCGTTGGTCCAGACCGACACCAAGACGAGCCTTTCGTGTGTGGGCGGACCGATCTGCGAATCCGAGATCCAGCAGGCGGCGTCGGATTTCATCAGCCAGTCTTTCGACCTGAGCAGAGGCGTTTGTCGGACCGCACTTTTCTCGGTGCGGGATGGCTCCCACGTCCTTGTTCTTGCCGTCCATCACATCGCCTGTGATGGTCTCTCCTTCGACGTGATGCAACGCGAATTGGCAGCCGACTATGCGGCAATCGTCACCTGCCAACCCAGGCTGTCGGCACATGCCGATTATCAGTATTCCGATTTCGTCTCCTGGCAGCGATCGCTCCTTGAAGGCGGTGAACGAGAACGCCAACTGGCCTATTGGCGCGAGCAGCTGTCGCCTTTGCCGGAGCTGGCTCGCGTTCCGCGCATGGGCGCGGTTGTCGAGAGCCGAGCCGAGATTGCGACGGCAGTCCTGCCGCCGCAACGTACTCGCGTTCTCGAGAGGCTGGCTGCGACCTGCGGGACGTCCCCGATGGTGGTTGCCGTGGCGGTTTATTTTGCACTGCTGCACCGGCTTTCCGGGGAAACGGATCTGTCGGTCGGCACGCCGGTCACGAATCGGATGCCGGGGGAGCTGCAGGGTATTGTGGGGTTCACCGTCAACACGGTCGTGCTCCGCGTGTCGGCTGAAGGTGATCCGCGCTTCGTCGATTTCCTCAAGCGGGTGCGCGACGTCTGCAGCGAAAGCTTCGACAACGCCGATCTGCCCTTCGAGGAGGTCGTGGCGACCCTGGGCGCAAGTGAGCGGCCGCTGTTCCAGGGCATGATCACGTTCACCGAGGGCGCGCACGATGCAGTCAGATGCCTCGATCTCGATATTCGTCCCATCGCGATTCCGCCGCGGCAGTTGAAATTCGATATGAGCGTCGATGTCCGGCGGTCGAAGCTGGGCTGGGACCTGACCGTGCAGGCGCGACCTGATCAGTTGGGAACAGCGAGCGCGCATGGCCTGCTGGAATCGCTGATGACCATGCTGAACGATGTCGCCGCGAGGCCCGAGGCGCATCTGTCGAGCCTTGCCGTACTCGATCGCGCGGCCAGGGAAGCCGCGCTGAAGGCGTGGAGTGGCCGGCGTCGGGTGGCAAACGAGGTCGGTATTGCTCAGCGCATCGATCTTCAGGCCGCTCGGTCGCCCCGGGCCATTGCCCTGTCGTCGGATCGCGGTGATCTCGACTACGGCAGCCTTGTGAACTGGGCTGCCGCCGTTCAGAAGCGCTTGGCCGAGGTCGGCGTGGCGCCCGGGGGCATTGTGCCGATCGTGGTGCAAGGAGCGAGGGAGGCGGTTGTCGCCATGCTCGCGGTGCTGCGGAGCGGGGCCGCTTTTGCGCCCGTTGATCCGCGGTGGCCGAAACACCGGATCGAGCAGTTGCGCTTTCGAAGCCCCACCGTGGTGCTTGATCCGGCAACAGCGGATCGGCTGCCGTGGCTCAAGGGGATCGTCATCGCTCCGCCGACGGAGAAGGCCGACGCGATCTCGGTCGCGGTTGGCTCTGAAGATCCGGCCTATGTCTTTTCAACGTCCGGTTCGACCGGTGAACCCAAATGCGTCGTTTGCCTTCACGGCGCGCTG encodes:
- a CDS encoding pyridoxal phosphate-dependent decarboxylase family protein; this translates as MIDYLQTLRDRPVWRETPEHVRERFRHALPRGPRPFGDVLKEFEAYVRPYVTGNGHPLFMGWVHGAGTPVGMIADMLAAGLNPNCGGRNHIGIDVERQAALWVAEILGFPRQSSGLFVTGSSMANLIGVLVARSSALGSEVRTTGLQGLKQRLVAYASSETHHCIVRAIEIAGLGSDNLRVIPVDSSRRTLRTDILVDRIEEDRAAGHVPFLVVGTAGTVNSGAIDPLDEIAEIASAKGLWFHVDGAIGAAAMLSPALRPLMKGLERADSAALDFHKWMHVPYDAGFVSVRDASLHLDTFASEAAYLSRAKVGLAGGDVWPCDLGPDLSRGFRALKVWFAFQTYGADRIGKCAEKNCLAATYLAERLAEDGSFELRAPVVLNIVCFGIKGERSGRANRTLVERLHLSGRAAPSVTYLDAQPVIRAAIVNHRTTREDIDEFVRAIGELVSSEGPLPVEAIASS
- a CDS encoding YczE/YyaS/YitT family protein; protein product: MTLRLFIYLAGCITFSVGAYCYIYSHLGTDPLDVLALGLRTHLPVTVGMVQTAVAVVCLAGTAVLTSRRPLLSPLLTFFLCGNLIDLLLHVELGPFLAINPLSFMVLGTMLCAYGSALIIMSGFGIRAIDLLAIAIVKRWSAPFWLAKGSLEALLLGSGYLLGGPVGIGTLSFMVLVNGLIQPMMWGNGRLFNLPNFGLPPEQVTSST
- a CDS encoding non-ribosomal peptide synthetase, giving the protein MDDFADRIRELPPKQRRLLASELAPLSFAQQRLWFLHQLDPNNNNCNVRYVVHANGHLQIELLEQAIARVQERHSILRTNFVTIEDVPYQVVHSPCDPQLAVVDLSELRPGVRQVEARALIDKEVRRPFDLERERLYRAMLVRLTQQEYIIAFIFHHAIIDGRSVQIFVHEVAVLYEAAVLGRSPRLPPLEVQYTDYARWERKLVEGEAIATQLDYWRTRLSGYAFLDLPCDHSRPLVRSGRGAKVAISVPDALPAEIDLLARAEGCSRYVVYLAAFAFVLGRHAGRTDVCIGSPAGGRPRKEVAPLIGCFLNTLVMRLDLSAARTFRAFLKHVRDVTVAAQDHQSVPFERVFEEISLPADVGRAPIFQAMLNVLAIDDRTGGELPGVSLRPISEAEEAYAMVDIGLEVREFPRLTTMWLVYSADLFERETIVAFRDRFLRFLRSVVANPDQEPASVRLVDEDVSPSGGEADASLCIFERISTIASDDPGRSAIVTPAHSLSYADLDASICRFERGILGGHGTAFRIAVAIDDPALSIVAMLAALRAGGDCLLFDPAEIEANLDAVLVEFRPDVVLGRIEAGLLNRLEAAGARHLAWDAVRGNEHAVTSRPLRPGRVLFHRKVGERSANLIAHDATAMSWFGRRCAEAMRATGSDRVAVLYSLNSWPALLGTFAALQTGATLCLVDAVVEPACVVGPFLRASAATIVHCSPTLFHRFAHGTRASEWARLKTLLLGGEVVRMRHIELFRRLLPKDAVLVNGYGCIEMPVIAQQSLSRAEALHGVSMPVGRAVDGVQVHLLDKFGQDNQVFGEVAVRVVQPPRHDEAAVGAGPEASVGWILTGDIARRLRDGSLQLICRRDRLLETRLRSFDPAASEDVLRDAPGVTDCLVLPFLQANGTAALLAFIVGGKRNTINHAAIRGFMRGRVSSGELPALYIDCSGIRLRPNGTPDAAAMLHDPSTLAAQGASVVFIASHDRGTQTHRPDAGAGLIGERPSSADWQEIIARKNSTARPFEEEKCLHDLWRDRLRLHGDRTALMCAGATMSYAEADQRSDRLADELRARGGGPESIIATCMERSFEAVIAIIAILKAGAGYLAIDPSHPLQRIAWLVQDANASIVMTSGGTAARLADCGAVVMQVDRLVPAVVASPPSVREAHPLNAAYLVYTSGSTGNSKGVIGTHRGMVNRIAAQAGICRFEDDDVCCLHSSVAFVDSVFELFGPLCSGVPLVLIPDAEARDPERFVRAIADNRVTRLSTVPTMARAMLALPDVARHLRHLRAWSLSGEPLDAELVRQLRRSMPDCGIANIYGSSEIAADATAWRVQHDGPVAIGSPIMNTQVHLLDENLRPVPPGEVGEVFVCGAGVARGYWRRPALTADRFVPSPFGQGERLYRSGDRARWRDDGELEFVGRLDDQVKIRGARVELREIEAALRSHPAVEQVAVVPYRAEGHEDTHLIAHVVSSRPLAARLLREHLCARLPDYMIPTGFMALERLPLTPTGKIDRLALPLPDLGPSSSDFIAPRNDTERTLAGIWAELLQVPLVGAHDHFFELGGHSLLAMQMMRRVRTIFAVDVSLRAFLEAPSLEALALMIDEVRVSSLLTG